A segment of the Kiritimatiellia bacterium genome:
CAATCGTGCAGGATTCGACCAGTCCCTCCTCCACGTTGATGCCCCCGCCGAAGCGGGCGGCGTTCCAATAGACCTGGCAATGGCGGGCGGTGCCCCCGTCCGTGATATGCATCCCGCCGCCCCAGCCGTACGCGAGGTTTTCGTGGATGGTGGAGTTGACCACCTCGCCGCCCGCCCGGCAGAGCACGCCCCCGCCATCGTTGCCCGTCCAGTTGTACCAGATGTTGCAGTTGCTCACCACGCCGCCTTCGTACAGGTACACGCCGGCGCCGCCGCTGAAGGCGTAGTTCTCGTACACCCAGCAATCGCGCAGCGTGCCGGCGTACTCGATGTAGGCGCCCCCGCCCTCCTCGAATCCGCCGCCGGTCAGCGACAGCCGCTCCACGACGGCGTTGGAATGGCTGATCCAGAAACACCCCTCGTCGTCGCCCTGCCGGTCCACGATGGTCACGGCCGGGCCGTTGACGCTGGTCACCGTGACGGCATTGGTCACCCAGGTCCAGTCGGGCGTGTAGTACGTGCCGTTGGTGAGCAGCACCGTGTCGCCCGGCGCGCAGGCGTCCACCGCGTCCTGGATATTCGTCGCCGCCGTCGCCCAGCTCGTGAACGGCGGCGCGGCGCCGGGATTGACCGGCACGACGTAATGCGTGGTCTGCGCCGGGGCCGCGCCGGCGAAGAGGAGGTTTCCAATGATTGGAAAAACAAACGCCCCTGTTTTCCAAGGCTTGGAACTTTTCATGGCTCGCTCCTTTTTCAAGTCGTCTTGTCTGTAAAGCCGCCGCCGGAGATCCCGCGCTTTTCCGCCGACAGAGCGGCGGAACTACAACGAACGATCCCGTAGCTCCAGCCCTCCGTTGTAGCTCCGGCGCTCCGTCGCCGGAGCTTCCACACGCTTGTCGCCATTTCCTTTCCGCCGACAGAGCGGCGGAACTACAAACTCCTTTCAATCGCCATGCTTTTCCGCCGGCGGAGCGGCGGAACTACAAGGCGCTGTACCTCCGGCGCTCCGTCGCCGGAGAGATTCGTCAAAAAGCTATCCGTTCGATCTCCCCCTGATACGGCCAATCCTCGGCCCGATCTGCCAACCCGGCGCGCACGGGATTTTGAGCCACGTACTCCCATTTCTCCGAGTAGTTTTCTCCCGAACGCAGGAGATGGTCGAAAAAACCCTCCTGCCAATGGGGTTTCGAATGGCCCAGCGCCAGCAGTCTCTTCCCCATGTTGGATCGAAGCGACTGTACCCAGCGAGCCAAGATGATGCCCTCCGCCGGCATGGCCACAAACAGATGCGTGTGATCCGGCATGATGACATACCGGCCCACAGCGACATCGTAATCCGCGGCCTTTGCGCAGAAGCCTTGAAACGCTTCATGAACCGGCGCACAGGCCAGCATCGGCCGGCGGGCATGGGTATTGAATGTGACCAGGTAGAACGGCCGTGCGCAGGCGAAGACCTGGCTCAACCTTGGCGGTCGATGACGCATAAGCCCAGCCTCTCGCTTTTTTTCCGCCGACGGAGCGGCGGAACTACAAGGCGTTGTAGCTTCGGCCCTCCATTGTAGCTCCGGCGCTCTGCCGCCGGAGCTTCCACACGCTTGTCGCCATTTCCTTTCCGCCGACAGAGCGGCGGAACTACAAACCTTATTCCAATTCAATCCGGTAATTCCACGGCCCGGTCCCGACCGCCGTGGTGTCCGTCACGGTGTTCATCGGGGCGGCGCCGGGGATGCCCGTGAAGACCGGCGTCCAGACGTGCTGCGGCAGGTTCGTCGCGCGCGAAAGCATGTACGACTTGCCGTTCACACTCGACCAGTTCACCACGTTCCCCGAACCCCGAACCCTGAACCCTGCCACCTCAAACACCGACATCGCGTCCAGCGGATCGGTCCCGGCCAGGATTTCCGCCCCATCACTCATCCGGTCGACATCCGTGTCGGCGAGCACCGGGCTGGTGCCGATCGCCAGCTCGTTGGTGTCGCGCAGGTTGTCGCCGTCGCTGTCGGCTTCGGGATGGATCAACTCGTAGGCGCCCATGTCTTGAAGCGCGATCCCATCGTTGTTGCCGTCCAGGGGGCGGGGATTTCCGTCCATATCCGCCTCCGGCAGGTTCGTCGGCGACCCCGCGTCCACGCAGGGCGAGTTGGTGGGAAGACGGAAATCAAAAGCATCCGGATTCACGAACAGCGGGTCGCTTGAAAGGTTGCCCGTTCCGGCGGGCAGGGGCGCGGCGCAGGAGTACGTCCACACGCCGCCGGAGTAATTCGAGTAGGTGGCCGGGCCGGTGTTGCCGTAGACGATCGTGTTGACGAGGTTCGCGGCCGTGGAGGCGTAATAGCCTCCGCCCCAGAGGGTGCCATACGTACGATTGCGCGCGATGGTGCAGTGGCGGATCTGGCCGCCCCGGCTGTAGACGCCGCCCCCGTTGCCCCCGCAGGAGTTGCTGTAGATCAGGCAGTTTTCCAGCACTTGAGCGCCGATATTCGCCCCGCCGCCGCCGGCCAGCGCGTAATTGGCTTGAATCCGGGTGTCGCGCACCACGCCGCCGGCCAGGTTCAGGTACACCCCGCCGCCCTGGTCCCCCGTGTTGCACATCAGGACGCACCGGGTCACCAGGCCGGTCGAGTTCACGTACACGCCGCCCCCGCGGTTGGTCGCGTAGCTGGAGGAGACGATGCAGTTCGAGAGGGTTCCGCTGTAGAGGTACACCCCGCCGCCCTGGTAGGCCCGGCCCCGGGTCAGGGTCAGGCCCTCGACCAGGGCCTCGGGATGGTTCAGCGTCAGGCAACGCCCCGTGTTCTGGGCGTCCACCACCGTGGATGTCGGGCCGTTGACCGAGCGCAGGGCCGCAGCCACCGAGAGATCGAGGGGCGACCGAATCGCATAAACTCCATCGGTGACGAGCACCTGCGACCCATGCCACGCCGCGCCGACGGCGGCGACCAGGTCCGTCGCGGCGCCGGCCCAGTTGGTGTAGGGATACTGGTGCGCGCCGCCGGGCGCGGCGTAGGCGACGAGCGGCGCGACGGTGACCAGGTTCGTGCGCGTCCGTTGGCTGACTTCGCCGGCGGCGTTGCTGACCGCGAGCGCCACGGTATAGCGGCCGGCGGCCTCGTACAGCTGGGTCACCACGCCGAGCCCATAGCCCTGGGCATCCCAAATCGAGTCCCCATTGCAGTCCCACTGATAGTATAGCCCGCTCGTGTTCGTGCCGGTGACATAGCCGGTAAACACCACCCACAGGGGCTGCAACCCGACGAGCGGGTCGGCGGACGGATTACAGGCCAACGCGCCGTAAGCGTATTCGTAGGCGCCCATGTCGGTGACTTCATTAAGAATGCGCGGTGAGCCGGCGAGGTCCGTCGCGTTGGTCATCCAGGTTTGGTTGGTGCCGCGATCGAGGCCGGGGGAGCCCGGCAGCAGGCGGTAATCGCCGGCGCCGGCCTCGGCGAATTCCGGATCGCGGTCCGTGTTGCCCGTCCCCGCCGGCAGGGGCGAGGCGCACGTATGCTGATAAACGCCGCCGAGATAATCGGGCGAGACGGGCGCGGAGTTGAAGCGCACGATGCTGTTGCGCACCGTGCTGTTACCCGAGACGTGCGCCAGGCCGCCGCCCGACGTGCCGGCCGAGTTGTCGCAGACGGTCGAACTCTCCAGCGTCGATGAACCGCCGGAAAGATACAGGCCGCCGCCTTGCGTGGTGGCCTGGTTGCGATGGACCAGGCAGTTGCGGACGGCCCCCCCCAGGGCCCAGACGCCGCCGCCGGAGCTGGCCCGGTTGGAATAGACCTGGCAGGCCTGGAGCGTTCCCGCGCCGGAGATGCGCACGCCCCCGTTCGTGTGGCTGTGAATCCGCGAGCGCTGGAGCACGCCGCCTTCCATGCAGGCGCCGCCGCCCCAGCTTTCGCCGGAGCGCGTCGAGTTGCTCCAGATCTCGCAGTCGGTGGCCTCGCCGCCGTTCTCAAAGTACAAGCCCCCGCCGGTATTATCGCTGCGGTTGCCCGTCACGACGCAGTTGGAGACCAACCCATAGCGCTCGAAGAACACGCCCCCTCCGTAGTCCGCCCGCCCGCCGCGGATGGTCAGGGCGCTGACCCGGGCGCCGGGATGGCAGAGGTAGAAACAGCGCGAGGTGTTGCCGCCGTGCACGATCACGTCCGTCACGCCGCCCTGGCCTTCGAAGGCGACCGCGCGATCCACGAAGAGTTCGGTGCGAAGGCGATGGGTGCCCGTCCCGACGAAGATGCGCGTGCCGGCCACCGCCGCCGCGTACGCCGCGTGCGGATTGGTCGCCGCCGTGACCCAGTTCGTGAACGGGAAGCTGTGCGCGCCGTTCGTCGCCACGTAGGCATTCTCCGGCCCGACGCTGACGCCGCCGGCTTGCAGGGTCGTGACCGACCCGGAGGCGTTGCTGACGGCCAGCGAGACATTGAAGAGGCCGAAGCCGGCATACAGATTGGTCACCACGGACAAGCCATACCCTTCGATTTCAACGGCCCCGTCGCCGTTGAAATCCCACTGGTAGTACAAGCCCGCCGTGTCCGCGCCGGCCACGGCGGCGGTGAACACCACCTGCAATGGGAAAAAGCCCTCCGCCGGATTCGCCACCGGGTTGCACGCGAGCGGGCCGCTCGCGGGATCGAGTTCGAAAGCCCCCCGGTCCACCGTGCCGTTCAGGATGCGCGCCTGGCCGGCCAGGTCCACGGCGTTGGTCATCCAGTCCTCGTTGAACCCGTCGTCCACGCCCGGCGAGCCGGGCAGGAGGGCATAGTTTCCGGCGGCGGCATTGACGAACTGCGGGCGGCGCTCGTCGTTGCCCTCGCCCGGCAGCGGCGGGGTGGAACAGGAATACGCGGTATCCCCGCCCGTCACGTAGTGGTTGGGGTTGGCGTCCAGCGTAGTGTTGTCCACAAGGATGCTGTTGAGCAGCAAGCCCGCCGACTGGCGAAGCCCGCCGCCGTAGTAGGCCTCGTTGCTGACCACGGTGCAGTTGAGCACCCGGGCCGCCGCGTTGACGAGGCAGACGCCGCCGCCCTGCACGGCGAAGTTGCCGGCCAGGAAGCCGCTTAGGACGTCCGATACGCCGGACACATACACGCCGCCGCCGAAGCTGCCGCCGGCCGCCGAAATATCCAGGTTGCCCGTGATGCGGCACACCGAAACCGTCGAATTGACGCAATACACGCCGACCCCGTACACGGTGTCGTCCTCCAGTTCGACCCGATTGCCGGACACCGTGCACGATTCCATCCGGCTGCCGGAGGACATGCACACGCCGCCTCCGTAGGCGTTGTTGTTCACGGTTTCCAGGTAATTGCCGCGCACCTCACTGTCCGTCAGCCGTCCCGCCGACAGATACACGCCGCCGCCGTATCCCTGGTCATCCGCGGCGTACAACGAATTGGAATAGACCGTGCATCCGGCGATTTCCGCGTTGATGCCCATGATGCCGCCGCCGTATCCGTTGGCAGAGGCTCCCGCAGTGGCGTAATTCACGGCCACCACGGTGCCTGTAATGACG
Coding sequences within it:
- a CDS encoding transposase; protein product: MRHRPPRLSQVFACARPFYLVTFNTHARRPMLACAPVHEAFQGFCAKAADYDVAVGRYVIMPDHTHLFVAMPAEGIILARWVQSLRSNMGKRLLALGHSKPHWQEGFFDHLLRSGENYSEKWEYVAQNPVRAGLADRAEDWPYQGEIERIAF